One region of Exiguobacterium acetylicum genomic DNA includes:
- a CDS encoding UDP-glucose dehydrogenase family protein, with translation MQLTVIGTGYVGLVTAIGLAENGHDVTCVDLNAERMAQLTRGIPPIKEEGIEEALVANQQRMTFTTEYPVAKAYLVAVGTPEKADGSCDLSAVEAVVAHIERIAPTAAVIIKSTVPPGTTMQLAEQYPGLRFAMVPEFLREGTALADMRNPHRVVIGTNDDELSKELATLFATTAPLVEVDPTTAELTKYAANSFLAVKISFINEIARLADAVGADVSDVAKGIGLDPRIGSSFLRAGAGYGGSCFPKDIAALTTLAREHEQQLHVIEAADKTNEAQLDYVLQKIQPRMGMRVALLGLAFKPGTDDLRDAPALRLATRLEQLGVSVTGYDPVARTLLDQKQTVEEALKDADVAVIMTEWEELRHIKPEQFVRQMRQPRVVDGRNCWSFTEQPGDVQYESIGRPAKSFSNNRTV, from the coding sequence ATGCAACTGACAGTGATTGGAACAGGATATGTCGGTCTTGTGACCGCAATTGGACTGGCGGAAAACGGACACGACGTAACGTGCGTTGACTTGAATGCAGAACGAATGGCGCAACTGACACGAGGTATCCCGCCGATTAAAGAAGAGGGCATCGAAGAAGCGCTAGTCGCGAATCAACAACGAATGACGTTCACGACGGAGTACCCAGTCGCAAAGGCATATCTTGTCGCTGTCGGAACACCGGAAAAGGCGGACGGGAGCTGTGACTTATCGGCAGTAGAAGCCGTCGTAGCCCATATTGAACGAATCGCACCAACTGCAGCAGTCATTATTAAATCAACAGTTCCACCTGGTACGACGATGCAACTTGCTGAACAGTATCCGGGACTACGCTTTGCGATGGTTCCTGAGTTTTTACGGGAGGGTACGGCTCTCGCTGATATGCGGAATCCTCATCGGGTCGTCATTGGAACGAATGATGATGAGTTGTCAAAAGAACTTGCAACATTATTTGCGACGACAGCACCTCTTGTTGAAGTCGACCCGACGACGGCTGAGTTAACGAAATATGCAGCGAATAGTTTTCTGGCAGTGAAAATCAGTTTTATCAATGAGATTGCGCGATTAGCGGATGCTGTTGGGGCTGACGTATCGGACGTCGCAAAAGGAATCGGTCTTGATCCACGGATCGGTTCCTCGTTTTTACGAGCTGGAGCCGGGTACGGGGGGTCTTGTTTCCCGAAAGATATCGCAGCGCTTACGACGCTTGCCCGTGAGCATGAGCAACAACTTCATGTCATTGAAGCAGCAGATAAAACGAATGAAGCCCAGCTGGATTATGTCTTACAAAAAATCCAACCACGGATGGGAATGCGCGTGGCACTACTCGGTCTAGCCTTTAAGCCAGGAACGGATGATTTACGAGACGCGCCAGCACTACGCCTCGCAACACGTCTGGAGCAACTTGGTGTCAGCGTAACCGGATATGATCCAGTTGCCCGGACGTTACTCGATCAAAAACAAACGGTAGAAGAAGCATTGAAGGATGCAGATGTTGCAGTTATTATGACGGAATGGGAAGAGCTCCGTCATATTAAACCAGAGCAATTCGTTCGTCAGATGCGTCAACCACGTGTCGTTGATGGACGTAACTGTTGGTCATTCACGGAACAACCGGGAGATGTTCAATACGAAAGTATTGGAAGACCGGCTAAATCATTTTCGAACAATCGAACCGTTTGA
- a CDS encoding helix-turn-helix domain-containing protein, with protein MLTTKQISELLRVSEETVRRWIRTGELHAEQDGKGYLVDELALKRLVDEKSQIPGTAMNKILPLIQDMFGPEAAQFAKSNLFDPLRQSMEQAPPKPEASNESLAEELDRLKRKKRRLELEHELKLLEIEEKIAAIERKVQS; from the coding sequence ATGTTAACGACAAAGCAGATCAGTGAATTGTTACGTGTCTCAGAAGAAACGGTCCGTCGCTGGATTCGGACAGGCGAATTGCATGCCGAACAGGACGGAAAAGGCTATCTCGTCGATGAATTGGCGCTCAAACGTCTCGTCGATGAAAAGTCGCAGATTCCAGGAACCGCGATGAACAAGATTCTCCCACTCATCCAAGACATGTTTGGACCGGAAGCGGCTCAGTTCGCGAAATCGAACTTGTTTGATCCACTCCGTCAATCGATGGAGCAAGCCCCACCGAAGCCGGAAGCATCAAACGAATCACTCGCAGAAGAACTCGATCGTCTCAAACGCAAAAAACGTCGTCTTGAACTCGAGCATGAACTGAAGTTGCTTGAGATCGAAGAGAAAATCGCAGCAATCGAACGGAAAGTCCAGTCCTGA
- a CDS encoding SdrD B-like domain-containing protein: protein MKKLSLLLMALVVAFGLKLPVYAETVEWDVTGTGTGPYTLTFEGTGIVDITSETALVFEDGVTGEDVNIEETPVVTFTAETAPVVKVVSADGQRTILVQFGKVVTPEEPTTEEPTPETPVKEDPATDEPTTDEPTPEEPVTEEPVKEEPTTDEPETGDDATPTPVEAPTTATIEGTIWFDENEDGIRQEKETRLDDVVVYLMDRNEDVIDEAYTKNGLYSFKDLKPGTYEVEVDGYDMGYYFYSEQNVGDDRTIDSDVDEDFGMKKVRLVAGQTEVIDAGIYGDEELDGAFEHWLAVVNFFDANGNQKPDFDESTVPATYTVTDAITGKDIYQEKVAKDDSMEIQLEPGTYTIKTEVAKGYTVKAMHHLDMDALLEDMEEEMFEEYESFAKQTKAMKLLASDEDALSPEEQEMIDELLKYVVRKSPEAGVTIEEGSIGTIVFAEIAKATPVAKPTPTPTSTETPVKAVDAATKQSTTATATGTLPQAGEDKPFPYAATGAGLAIVGLWLLVRRGA, encoded by the coding sequence ATGAAAAAACTTAGCTTACTTTTGATGGCACTCGTCGTCGCGTTCGGCCTGAAGTTACCGGTCTACGCGGAAACGGTCGAGTGGGACGTCACAGGAACGGGCACGGGTCCGTATACGTTGACGTTTGAAGGCACAGGAATCGTTGATATCACGTCGGAGACGGCACTCGTCTTTGAAGATGGCGTGACAGGTGAAGACGTCAATATCGAAGAAACACCGGTTGTGACGTTCACGGCAGAGACGGCACCTGTCGTCAAGGTCGTCTCAGCAGATGGACAACGGACGATTCTCGTCCAGTTCGGTAAAGTTGTCACACCAGAAGAGCCGACGACAGAAGAACCAACTCCAGAGACACCGGTTAAAGAAGATCCGGCAACGGATGAACCGACGACAGACGAACCGACACCGGAAGAGCCTGTGACGGAAGAACCGGTCAAGGAAGAGCCGACGACAGACGAGCCAGAGACGGGTGATGATGCGACACCGACACCAGTCGAGGCACCAACGACGGCAACGATCGAAGGAACGATCTGGTTCGATGAGAACGAAGATGGCATTCGCCAAGAGAAAGAAACACGTCTCGATGATGTCGTCGTTTATTTGATGGACCGGAATGAAGATGTCATCGACGAAGCCTACACGAAGAATGGTCTATATAGCTTCAAAGATTTAAAACCAGGAACATATGAAGTCGAAGTCGACGGATATGACATGGGGTACTACTTCTATTCCGAGCAAAACGTTGGTGATGACCGGACGATCGACTCCGATGTCGATGAAGACTTTGGGATGAAGAAAGTCCGTCTCGTCGCAGGTCAGACGGAAGTGATCGACGCCGGGATTTACGGCGACGAAGAGCTCGACGGTGCGTTCGAGCATTGGTTAGCCGTCGTTAACTTCTTTGATGCGAACGGAAACCAAAAGCCAGATTTTGACGAATCAACGGTTCCTGCGACGTATACGGTGACGGATGCGATCACAGGAAAAGATATCTATCAGGAAAAAGTCGCGAAAGATGATTCGATGGAAATCCAACTCGAGCCAGGGACGTACACGATCAAGACAGAAGTCGCAAAAGGCTATACGGTCAAAGCGATGCACCATCTTGACATGGATGCCTTGCTAGAAGACATGGAAGAAGAGATGTTTGAAGAATATGAGTCATTCGCTAAGCAAACGAAAGCGATGAAATTACTGGCGAGTGACGAAGACGCCTTATCGCCAGAAGAGCAAGAGATGATTGATGAGTTGTTGAAATACGTCGTGCGGAAATCACCAGAAGCCGGTGTGACGATCGAAGAAGGTAGCATCGGTACAATCGTGTTTGCAGAAATCGCAAAAGCAACACCGGTCGCGAAACCGACGCCAACTCCAACATCAACAGAAACACCAGTCAAAGCAGTTGATGCTGCGACAAAACAGTCGACGACAGCAACAGCAACGGGCACATTACCACAAGCAGGTGAAGACAAGCCGTTCCCATATGCAGCAACGGGAGCAGGACTTGCCATCGTCGGTCTTTGGTTACTCGTTCGTCGGGGAGCATAA
- a CDS encoding four-helix bundle copper-binding protein — translation MDHTVQQQLTDCILACNHCFDACLKEEHVGHMADCIRLDRDCADICSLLLQAIARNSSNVAVLAKACQEICEACADECIKHDHDHCQECAKACTACAEACSQLV, via the coding sequence ATGGATCACACTGTACAGCAACAACTGACAGATTGTATTCTTGCTTGTAATCATTGTTTTGATGCCTGTCTGAAGGAAGAACATGTCGGGCATATGGCGGATTGTATTCGACTTGACCGGGATTGTGCTGATATTTGTAGCCTCTTGCTACAAGCAATCGCTCGAAACAGCTCGAATGTCGCAGTCCTTGCAAAAGCATGCCAGGAAATTTGTGAAGCATGCGCCGATGAGTGTATTAAACACGATCACGATCATTGCCAAGAGTGCGCGAAAGCGTGTACGGCATGCGCGGAAGCGTGCAGTCAGCTCGTCTAA
- the fabZ gene encoding 3-hydroxyacyl-ACP dehydratase FabZ, translated as MYTIEQIKEVIPHRYPFLLVDRILEVEEGKRAVGIKNVTANEEFFNGHFPEYNVMPGVLIVEALAQVGAFAVLKMEENQGKLAFFAGIEGCRFKRQVVPGDQLRLEVELTKVRGPIGKGRATATVDGEVACVAELTFAMK; from the coding sequence ATGTATACGATCGAACAAATCAAGGAAGTCATTCCGCATCGGTATCCGTTTTTACTCGTTGACCGCATTTTGGAGGTCGAAGAGGGAAAACGTGCCGTTGGAATCAAGAACGTCACGGCGAATGAAGAATTCTTCAATGGCCATTTCCCAGAATACAATGTCATGCCCGGCGTCTTGATCGTCGAAGCACTTGCCCAAGTTGGTGCCTTCGCCGTATTGAAGATGGAAGAGAACCAAGGGAAGCTCGCTTTCTTCGCAGGAATTGAAGGATGCCGTTTCAAACGTCAAGTCGTGCCCGGGGATCAGCTCCGCCTCGAAGTCGAATTGACGAAGGTCCGCGGACCAATCGGTAAAGGTCGTGCCACAGCCACAGTCGATGGGGAAGTCGCCTGTGTCGCTGAACTGACGTTTGCTATGAAGTGA